From a single Planctomicrobium piriforme genomic region:
- a CDS encoding clostripain-related cysteine peptidase encodes MSYLLLSGEIIASCRIAGPHFREVLYAILNKPPLRAMQQRVSTDNNLFRWLTMVRRSSSTGPAITILAFLCHRDVGATDFAKLTFLQLQCLKNDYPDDVDIYVGWDDPHNASQSGEAIWFAKLEASIPIQDPRQPIAFPPWRFDHPSCQGHQCTAPLAVVMEDFLKWMNPQLQDLPARVFIFSGHGTPGYGLGQYGIGISELMWFIQSPGFDIFADQWRSSLLAEIGVSTTRDDIAKQFRSWIPAQLFPQLKALDDDRIIGVLKELFEVRERLHHQPRLLEVGVTLLAAGASNRDILRVREFRRLLEAHVTPPLRGTGRDREPLDVLVLQACSLGLLEVAYELKDVCKSLVTAINKFYGDPGVYYGIENALRKADISPFHLTIAFELVQGYFDIRQEPVAFIGMLATRDAEQRSNSWSRLNRSLKGLFHFLLQSMGPPTAREQTCRVLTQIRELVPRAVTPAASRDNIDLNRLAQEVLKAFPGYPADTLNAILQLHANLVWHRHMSITASFSGEVDGLSLYFPRSRRAWFDSYGPPNGDEGFEFLRETEWHLVLQNLLEVGPNHLPRRSHL; translated from the coding sequence GTGTCTTATCTGCTGTTGTCTGGCGAGATAATCGCCTCGTGCAGGATAGCCGGACCGCACTTTCGCGAAGTTCTCTACGCGATTCTAAACAAGCCGCCGTTGCGCGCAATGCAACAACGGGTATCGACAGATAATAACTTATTCCGGTGGCTGACCATGGTAAGGCGTTCATCATCAACAGGCCCTGCAATCACTATTCTGGCATTTCTCTGCCATCGAGATGTTGGTGCTACCGACTTTGCCAAGCTGACATTCTTGCAGTTGCAGTGTCTGAAAAACGACTACCCGGACGACGTCGATATTTATGTCGGTTGGGATGATCCACACAACGCGTCCCAATCAGGGGAGGCCATCTGGTTTGCGAAACTCGAAGCTTCGATTCCGATCCAAGACCCGCGACAACCGATTGCATTTCCGCCATGGCGGTTCGATCATCCTTCATGTCAAGGTCACCAATGCACAGCCCCGCTGGCGGTTGTGATGGAAGATTTTTTGAAATGGATGAACCCACAGCTGCAAGATCTCCCGGCTCGAGTTTTTATTTTTTCCGGTCACGGAACGCCCGGGTACGGATTGGGCCAGTATGGCATCGGCATTTCCGAGTTGATGTGGTTCATTCAGTCACCAGGGTTCGATATTTTTGCTGACCAGTGGCGATCGTCGTTATTGGCCGAAATTGGCGTCTCGACGACTCGTGACGATATCGCGAAGCAATTCCGATCATGGATTCCTGCTCAGCTGTTTCCTCAGCTCAAGGCGCTCGACGACGACCGCATTATCGGTGTGCTGAAAGAGTTGTTTGAGGTCCGCGAGCGGCTGCACCATCAACCTCGCCTCCTCGAGGTGGGCGTAACCTTATTGGCTGCGGGTGCCTCGAATAGGGATATACTCCGCGTGCGAGAATTTCGGCGGCTATTGGAGGCGCATGTGACGCCGCCGTTGCGTGGAACGGGCCGGGATCGCGAACCCTTAGATGTGTTGGTGCTGCAGGCATGCTCTCTCGGACTGCTAGAAGTTGCCTATGAGCTGAAAGATGTCTGCAAGTCGCTTGTGACTGCCATCAACAAGTTTTATGGCGATCCAGGCGTCTATTATGGAATTGAGAACGCGCTGCGAAAAGCTGATATCTCACCATTTCACCTAACAATTGCATTCGAACTGGTACAAGGTTATTTCGATATACGTCAAGAACCTGTGGCTTTCATCGGAATGCTTGCGACCCGAGATGCGGAGCAACGGTCGAACTCGTGGTCAAGACTCAATCGTTCACTCAAGGGGTTGTTTCATTTTCTTCTCCAATCAATGGGCCCGCCCACTGCGAGGGAGCAGACGTGTCGGGTTCTCACGCAGATCCGTGAACTGGTTCCAAGGGCAGTTACTCCGGCCGCTTCTCGAGATAATATTGACCTGAATAGATTGGCTCAGGAAGTGCTAAAAGCCTTTCCTGGATATCCCGCTGATACTCTAAACGCTATACTTCAGCTTCACGCTAATCTGGTGTGGCATCGCCATATGAGTATTACCGCTTCGTTTTCCGGCGAAGTTGATGGGCTGAGTTTGTACTTCCCTCGTTCAAGGCGGGCCTGGTTCGACAGCTATGGCCCTCCCAACGGGGACGAAGGCTTTGAGTTTCTGCGGGAGACGGAGTGGCACCTCGTACTTCAGAATTTACTGGAAGTCGGTCCGAACCACCTGCCTCGACGCTCCCACCTGTAG
- a CDS encoding DUF1559 family PulG-like putative transporter, with protein MRRAGNGFTLIELLVVVAIIAVLMALLLPAVQQVREAARRSQCKNNLKQIGLALHNYLDTFSRFPIGARSQKGATASMGFSWMVGLLPYIEQSALYNSLDHNLMNSGIAAVNATAAASANLDTFLCPSSVLDPRVVVTAAGSNLVLMPHYSGISGASLAGIAGYDDADFTESRTNTCCIDSSSLNKGIISGGGMLIPNRSVRMSELSDGSSNTLAIGEISASISRTGMSLLRIDSGYPTGWMAGTISTGTPPNYRGATATTPFISMNLTTIRYPIGTTNGSLNGVDSKGGPNNPLHSSHTGGCHGLLADGSVRFLSANMALVQVKRLATRDDGSPIGDF; from the coding sequence ATGAGAAGAGCGGGCAACGGGTTCACGCTGATCGAGCTGTTAGTCGTGGTGGCAATCATCGCGGTGTTAATGGCCCTGCTCCTTCCGGCGGTGCAGCAGGTCCGAGAAGCGGCGCGACGTTCGCAGTGCAAAAATAATCTGAAGCAGATCGGACTGGCCCTCCACAATTACCTTGACACCTTTTCCCGTTTCCCGATCGGGGCGCGGTCGCAAAAAGGTGCCACGGCGTCGATGGGGTTTTCTTGGATGGTGGGCTTGCTGCCTTATATCGAGCAATCTGCGCTCTACAACTCTCTCGACCATAATCTGATGAACAGTGGTATTGCGGCGGTGAACGCGACTGCGGCCGCTTCCGCAAATCTTGACACGTTTCTCTGTCCATCAAGCGTCCTGGATCCCCGCGTAGTCGTCACTGCGGCTGGAAGCAATCTTGTCTTGATGCCGCATTACTCCGGAATTTCAGGGGCTTCTTTAGCCGGAATCGCGGGCTATGACGATGCCGACTTCACGGAATCACGGACGAACACCTGCTGCATCGACTCGTCTTCGCTCAATAAGGGAATCATCAGCGGCGGCGGAATGTTGATTCCCAACCGGTCGGTGCGGATGTCTGAACTCAGTGATGGGAGTTCCAATACGCTCGCAATTGGAGAAATCTCCGCCTCGATCTCTAGAACTGGTATGTCTTTACTACGAATTGACTCGGGGTATCCAACTGGCTGGATGGCAGGAACCATTTCAACCGGCACTCCGCCGAACTATCGAGGGGCGACGGCGACCACTCCTTTCATCAGTATGAATCTGACGACGATCCGCTATCCAATCGGGACGACAAACGGGTCGTTGAACGGGGTTGATTCAAAGGGTGGACCAAATAATCCCCTGCACTCTTCTCATACCGGCGGATGTCATGGATTGCTAGCGGATGGCAGCGTCCGATTTCTCAGTGCCAATATGGCGCTTGTGCAAGTCAAGCGACTGGCAACACGTGACGATGGCAGTCCGATCGGCGACTTTTAG